A region of uncultured Carboxylicivirga sp. DNA encodes the following proteins:
- a CDS encoding PEP/pyruvate-binding domain-containing protein, producing the protein MKSHFDIRQSNYFTETQFSHLMQRRIHKVLLICSGYDAFMLEEDGRIDEQIFNEYVSLNLRYPPQFYHVESAEQAFVVLKKEKIDLVITMLSVGGMDPFNMAKKVKERYESIPIVVLTPFSREVSVRMRREDTSAIDYIFCWLGNADIMLAIIKLIEDEMNVQHDVEEVGVQCILLIEDSIRFYSSYLPLIYRLILTQAKKFMDEGLNEHQKMMRMRGRPKILLARTYEEALELYQKYNDNLLGIISDVSFDKEGVKDTQAGIKFAKLVKRANPYMPFLLQSSNRSLDEVAKDLRVGFLYKHSSSLLRELKEFINTYMAFGDFVFIDPSTGIEVCRVSNLKELQEKLFQIPDESLFYHFKRDHVSKWLNARALFAVAEVVKYLKVEDFADLEETKRFLFDTIASFRYSKARGVIAKFYREKFDEYLTFTRIGEGTIGGKARGLAFLNMLIKKHQNLNALSDVIITIPRTVVLSTDVFDEFMEVNKLYPIALSDLPDEEIMKAFVAGHLPERIHGDLYKFISIIKGPIAIRSSSVLEDSHYQPFAGIYSTYMIPKGDDERVVLNQLCDAVKCVYASAFYNSSKRYMEATMNVIDEERMGIVLQEVVGQRHGDVFYPTFSGVGRSVNFYPIAPEKAEDGIVNVAMGLGKHIVEGGMTLRFSPKYPKKILQLSSPDLAVRETQKNFYALDLKSDSFKASVDDDVNIKKLSIKVAEEHGTLRWLGSVYDYNTHMIRDGLMAKGLRLVTFANVLKYDAFPLAEIMHKILEVGQREMNQPVEIEFAVDLQTPQGHPPVFYLLQIRPIVDSKETIAEKLEEVNQKDTLIYSKSALGNGIINGVKDVIYIKKNGFNPANNAKLAPIFEKLNTPFHQSNKSYILIGPGRWGSQDPWLGVPVKWTQISAARVIIEMGLENYRVDPSQGTHFFQNLTSLRVAYFTITPSIGEGYINMDYLDGLPAEYEDEFIRHVKLPSEGVIKVDGQKGIGLVMPPVQ; encoded by the coding sequence ATGAAGAGCCATTTTGATATACGACAAAGTAATTATTTTACCGAAACACAATTCAGCCATCTGATGCAACGACGCATTCACAAGGTTTTGCTGATCTGTAGTGGTTATGATGCTTTTATGCTTGAGGAAGACGGACGTATTGATGAACAGATATTTAACGAATACGTCTCGCTAAACCTTAGATATCCACCGCAATTTTATCATGTTGAATCAGCAGAGCAGGCATTTGTGGTGTTGAAAAAGGAGAAAATCGATCTGGTAATTACCATGCTAAGTGTTGGAGGTATGGATCCTTTTAACATGGCAAAAAAGGTGAAAGAGCGTTATGAATCTATTCCCATTGTTGTATTGACACCTTTTTCTCGCGAAGTGTCAGTTCGTATGCGTCGGGAGGATACCAGTGCAATTGATTACATCTTTTGTTGGTTGGGTAATGCTGATATTATGCTTGCCATCATAAAGCTGATAGAAGATGAAATGAACGTTCAGCATGATGTTGAGGAGGTGGGAGTTCAGTGTATTTTATTGATTGAAGACTCAATTCGTTTTTATTCCAGCTATCTTCCTTTGATTTATCGTTTGATTCTGACTCAGGCTAAGAAGTTTATGGATGAGGGCTTAAATGAACATCAGAAAATGATGCGTATGAGGGGTAGGCCTAAAATATTATTAGCCCGTACTTATGAAGAAGCCCTTGAGTTATATCAAAAGTATAATGATAATCTCTTGGGAATCATATCTGATGTATCCTTTGATAAAGAGGGAGTAAAAGATACCCAGGCAGGAATTAAATTTGCGAAACTGGTGAAGCGTGCCAATCCTTATATGCCATTCTTATTGCAATCATCCAATCGTAGTCTGGATGAAGTGGCTAAAGATTTACGGGTTGGATTTCTTTATAAGCATTCCTCTTCTTTGCTCCGAGAGCTTAAAGAGTTTATCAATACCTACATGGCTTTTGGTGATTTCGTTTTCATTGATCCGTCAACAGGTATTGAAGTTTGCAGAGTAAGTAATCTGAAAGAGTTGCAGGAAAAGCTTTTTCAGATACCCGATGAATCTTTGTTTTATCATTTTAAGCGCGACCATGTGTCCAAGTGGCTGAATGCCCGTGCTTTATTTGCTGTAGCAGAAGTGGTCAAGTATTTAAAAGTTGAAGACTTTGCAGATCTGGAAGAAACCAAAAGATTTTTGTTTGATACCATAGCAAGTTTTCGTTATAGTAAGGCCCGTGGTGTTATTGCGAAATTCTATCGCGAGAAATTTGATGAATATCTTACGTTTACCCGAATTGGTGAAGGAACCATTGGTGGAAAAGCACGTGGGTTGGCTTTCTTAAATATGCTGATTAAGAAACACCAAAACTTGAATGCACTTTCTGATGTGATCATTACCATCCCTCGCACGGTTGTTTTAAGTACAGATGTGTTTGACGAGTTTATGGAAGTGAATAAGCTTTATCCAATTGCTTTGTCAGATTTGCCGGATGAAGAAATTATGAAGGCTTTTGTGGCCGGGCATCTTCCGGAGCGAATTCATGGTGATTTATATAAATTTATTTCAATTATTAAAGGTCCGATTGCCATACGCTCATCGAGTGTATTGGAAGATAGTCATTATCAACCCTTTGCTGGAATTTATTCGACCTATATGATTCCAAAAGGTGATGATGAAAGAGTGGTGTTGAATCAGCTTTGCGATGCTGTTAAATGTGTATATGCTTCTGCGTTTTATAATTCCAGTAAGAGATACATGGAAGCCACCATGAATGTTATTGACGAGGAGCGAATGGGTATTGTTTTACAGGAGGTTGTAGGGCAGCGTCATGGGGATGTATTTTACCCAACATTTTCGGGGGTTGGACGTTCAGTGAATTTTTACCCGATAGCACCCGAAAAAGCTGAAGATGGGATTGTGAATGTAGCCATGGGATTAGGAAAACACATCGTTGAAGGAGGGATGACCTTACGATTCTCTCCAAAGTATCCTAAAAAGATACTTCAGTTATCAAGTCCTGATCTGGCAGTGCGCGAAACCCAGAAGAACTTTTATGCTCTTGATTTGAAGTCGGATAGTTTTAAAGCCTCAGTGGATGATGATGTTAACATCAAAAAACTATCCATTAAGGTGGCAGAAGAACATGGAACCTTGCGTTGGTTGGGATCGGTGTATGATTACAATACACATATGATTAGGGACGGATTGATGGCAAAAGGATTACGCTTGGTTACTTTTGCCAATGTATTGAAATATGATGCTTTTCCATTGGCTGAAATCATGCATAAAATACTGGAAGTTGGACAGCGAGAAATGAATCAGCCGGTAGAGATTGAATTTGCTGTTGACTTACAAACACCACAAGGTCATCCTCCCGTTTTCTATTTGTTACAGATCAGACCAATTGTAGACAGTAAAGAAACCATTGCTGAAAAGCTGGAAGAAGTAAATCAAAAAGATACGCTGATTTATTCCAAGTCAGCATTGGGGAATGGAATCATTAATGGTGTAAAAGATGTTATTTACATCAAAAAGAATGGATTCAATCCTGCAAATAATGCCAAGCTGGCGCCCATCTTTGAAAAGCTGAATACTCCTTTTCATCAAAGTAATAAATCATACATATTGATAGGTCCTGGTCGCTGGGGTTCTCAGGATCCTTGGTTAGGAGTGCCGGTAAAATGGACTCAGATTTCGGCTGCCCGTGTTATTATTGAAATGGGATTGGAGAATTACAGAGTTGATCCGAGTCAGGGTACGCATTTCTTTCAAAATTTAACCAGTCTGAGAGTGGCTTATTTTACAATTACACCTTCTATTGGCGAAGGCTATATTAATATGGATTATCTGGATGGCTTGCCAGCTGAATATGAAGATGAGTTTATTCGTCATGTGAAGTTGCCTTCAGAAGGCGTTATTAAAGTAGATGGACAGAAAGGCATTGGTTTAGTAATGCCTCCTGTTCAGTAA
- the gdhA gene encoding NADP-specific glutamate dehydrogenase: MGLERFLFDLEIQNPGEPEFIQSVRDFLTSVKDRISDDFRLNNAAILERITEPDRVFIFKVPWMNDQGKVIVNRGFRVQYNNALGPYKGGLRFHPALTLGTVKMLAFEQVFKNSLTSLSLGGAMGGANFDSKGKSESEIMRFCQSFVLQLWDLLGSEMDIPGNDVGVSSREIGYMFGMYKKLTHKHSGTFTGKGSEWGGTGLRAESTGFGVIYFLEALLKDQNESLDGKTLCVSGFGNVAYGVIRKAVELGAKVVTLSGPDGFIYDPDGISGDKLDYLVELRATSQDLVRPYSIEFPGVVYYENQKPWQIPCDIAIPCAIQNEIGLNEARQIQQGGCKYVIEAADRPCNSEALEFFDSNHIVLAPGKAANAGGVAVSALELVQNSMKMTWAPNEVDQRLKDIMERIYQMCKVHGMKPDGSINYRDGANIASFHRVAEAMIDQGAV, encoded by the coding sequence ATGGGTCTGGAACGTTTTTTATTTGATTTAGAAATTCAGAATCCCGGAGAACCTGAATTTATTCAAAGTGTCAGAGATTTCCTGACATCAGTAAAAGATCGGATCAGTGATGATTTTAGGTTAAATAATGCTGCTATTCTTGAACGAATAACAGAGCCGGATCGTGTATTTATATTTAAGGTGCCCTGGATGAATGATCAGGGAAAAGTAATTGTGAATAGAGGCTTCAGGGTTCAATATAACAATGCACTTGGACCGTATAAGGGAGGTTTACGTTTTCATCCGGCTCTTACATTAGGAACCGTTAAAATGTTGGCTTTTGAGCAGGTGTTTAAAAACAGTCTTACTTCTTTGTCGTTAGGAGGGGCCATGGGAGGAGCCAATTTTGATTCTAAAGGGAAATCGGAAAGTGAGATAATGAGGTTTTGTCAGAGCTTTGTTTTACAATTATGGGATTTGCTGGGATCGGAAATGGATATTCCGGGTAACGATGTGGGTGTAAGTAGCCGCGAGATTGGGTATATGTTTGGAATGTATAAGAAACTAACGCATAAGCATAGTGGAACTTTTACCGGTAAAGGTTCTGAATGGGGAGGAACCGGTTTGCGAGCTGAATCTACCGGATTTGGAGTGATATATTTCTTAGAGGCGTTGCTTAAAGATCAGAATGAAAGTCTTGATGGAAAAACTCTATGTGTTTCAGGATTTGGGAATGTGGCATATGGCGTAATTCGCAAAGCAGTTGAATTAGGTGCTAAAGTTGTAACCCTGTCCGGTCCGGATGGCTTTATATATGATCCGGATGGAATTTCGGGTGATAAGTTGGATTATCTGGTTGAACTACGGGCAACCTCACAGGATCTGGTTCGTCCTTATTCGATTGAATTTCCGGGTGTAGTGTATTACGAAAATCAGAAGCCCTGGCAAATACCATGTGATATAGCGATACCTTGTGCCATTCAGAATGAGATTGGCCTTAATGAAGCACGTCAGATTCAGCAAGGAGGCTGTAAATATGTTATTGAGGCTGCAGACAGACCTTGTAATTCGGAGGCATTGGAATTTTTCGATTCGAATCATATCGTTTTGGCACCAGGCAAAGCAGCCAACGCAGGTGGAGTTGCAGTATCCGCTCTGGAATTAGTACAAAACTCAATGAAAATGACCTGGGCACCAAATGAGGTAGATCAACGGTTGAAAGATATCATGGAAAGGATTTATCAAATGTGTAAAGTGCATGGGATGAAACCCGACGGAAGTATCAATTATCGTGATGGAGCCAATATTGCTTCTTTCCATCGGGTTGCTGAAGCAATGATTGATCAGGGAGCAGTATAG
- a CDS encoding methylated-DNA--[protein]-cysteine S-methyltransferase yields MNTISIQYYKSPVGEIIIGDYNSRLCLCDWRFRQMRGSIDKRIKDLLNAEYKEQNTDLISSTIHQLEEYFAKDRTTFDLPIVFAGTSFQKSVWETLQTIPYGQTETYLGLSRRLGNEKAIRAVASANGANAISIIVPCHRIIGSNGELTGYAGGLPAKKRLLQLENASNISRQQLELF; encoded by the coding sequence TATCCATTCAATATTACAAAAGCCCGGTTGGTGAAATAATCATTGGTGATTACAATAGCCGATTATGTCTCTGCGATTGGCGGTTTCGTCAAATGAGAGGATCGATCGACAAAAGAATTAAAGATCTGTTAAACGCTGAATATAAGGAACAAAATACTGACCTTATTTCTTCAACCATCCATCAGTTGGAAGAGTATTTCGCGAAGGATCGAACCACATTTGATCTTCCAATTGTATTTGCAGGAACAAGTTTTCAAAAATCAGTTTGGGAAACCTTACAAACCATTCCATATGGACAAACTGAAACTTACCTCGGCTTATCCAGACGTTTGGGAAATGAAAAAGCCATCAGGGCTGTGGCCAGTGCTAATGGAGCAAATGCTATATCCATTATTGTTCCTTGCCATCGTATAATAGGCAGCAATGGGGAACTCACAGGTTATGCCGGTGGTTTACCTGCTAAAAAAAGACTTCTTCAACTGGAAAACGCTTCAAATATTTCTAGGCAACAGCTGGAACTATTTTAA